Genomic segment of Triticum aestivum cultivar Chinese Spring chromosome 6A, IWGSC CS RefSeq v2.1, whole genome shotgun sequence:
CAAAAAATATCAGCCGAGACCCAGACCCAGAGAAGGACACGCATTATTGTGCGCGTCTGTCTGATTGGCAGCGCTTCCATTTGCAGCTGCATGCATTTGCTCCTTCGGTGTCATAGGAAACCTTCTTTTGGGGCAGGGAAAAAAAGTTGATGGATGCCTGTCAGTAACACCGCACCAATGATATGCCGGCGGTCCCCAACAGTCAACTCTCTTGGCTTGCATCCATACGATTTCCGATACTAATAAAAAGGCAAACATTTCGAGCAGCAGCAGTGCTCCTAGCTACGGGCCCTTTTCAGCGCCAGAGCGTGAGCTATAGTGCTCTGGAAATGTACCACACGTCCGTGCGGCCACATGAGAATATGCACCGAATCATTGTGCATGAGGAATCATCTGCACCGGGAGCAGCTAGCTAGAGGAAGGCTTCTTCATCACTGACTCAATGTGATTGATTAATCATGATTGAGCTACACTAATGAGTGATCGCCCAAGGCGAGTTGCGGCCTAATCAGGTCCACAAGCTACAGGGATTGTTAATTAGGGATGCGCTTAGTAGCGTGCCAGGTTACCGGCCAATCTGATCGTCTCTAGAACTCGCCCTGAATATTCAAAGATGCATTCACCGGCGTATACAATACCTGCGTGCACACTGAGCAGGAAAGCAAAGCTAAGCTGCTAGCTAGCCAGGACCACAGCATGCATCGGCGTGCATGGCTGGAcgagccggccggccggccggccgcctATGGTTTGTCCGGATCACGAATCCGCGGCATGAGCTTGTATATGTGGCTGCGTGTAGATCTCATCGTCTGATACACAGTACTTGTATAGTATTTATAGTACAAATGACCGTCTTTATTCGCTGTTCCCGTAGTACAGTACAATACAGGCTGAAAAAATAAGCACAAGCTAGGTGTGCAGTGGCATCACGAGCTCGCAGAGGCAACGGGGCCACTAAGCACGGCTCGCGGCTTGACACGAATCAGGAGCCAGATTGGAAAAGTATTCTACGAGATTAACCGCAGCCGCTTGTCGCGGTAAGAAGCGGCAGGTGATCCTGCAGGGAGATCGCGCAACACGCCCTTCACATGCCTCCTGGAGAGGGCGTTGTACGTCGTACCGGTGCGGCATTTCTTTTTCTTACCGTTCTTTCATGGTCACATCCATCAGTGTACTCATGCAAGCAGTGTGTGTACGTATGTGTGTAGTTTATATATCTTTACCGCAACGAACGAACGAGATCATATTCAAAGCGACAGATTAGACAAGCTGACACCCATGCATGCATGATGTAGTACGAAATAATCACTGTTAACTGATTCCATTACTGCATTTTACAGAGACAATTGAACACTGGACAGAGGGCGAGGTGGATGATGGATCCTAGCTAGTTACATGGGTGAATAATACTAACGAAGAACCTTCTTTCTCGTCAAGGCCGGCAGGCCGGGCCTGGGAGCGGCAGGTAGCTTTGCATGTGCCTTCCCAGCCCGTGGGACAAAAAACAACAAGGGAGTAGTGGGGTAGTGGAGTGGTAGAGTACTAGTAGACCAGCAGCAGTAGTACATTGCTAGCTAGACACGGTCGGTCGCACTACAACACGTACGTCAATTGCAGGCACTTTAAAATGCCTCAAAAAGCCCCTATAATGCCAGCTTAGAGAAAAGAAGGCATTTTCCAAATATGCTAGAGATGGTCACGAAGGGAAAGGTCTTCTGAGGCATTTTTCTAGAACGCCTCCAAAGGTCAACACAGAGGCATGTTTAAAACGCCAGCAAGTTCAATTTGAGGCATTTTTCCACAATGCCTCAAAAAGATTAAACGCAGGCATTTTTTCAGAACGCCAACAAGCTCAATTGAAGGCATTTTTTTAGAATGCCTCCAAAGACTATTTGCAGCATTTGTCATGATGCCTCTAAAAATTATGCCAGGCATCTCTCATACTGCCTTCAAGACATTTTTGTGGCATTTCTAAAGAATGCCGCAAAACCATTATGTGGCGTCTTTTGTATTGCCTCCAAAATGTTTCCAGGGCACATAAGAATGCCACAAACTTTACATATGCATAATAAGAATATGATAAAACCACTATTACAACAAGCTTAATAATTTGCATCTAGCTCTGTAAAAACACACATACAATAGAAAAAAAGATTGAGAAGCTTGCATCGGCTAGAAGTATCATCGTGCATGCGAATAATGCAAAGCATCACCATCAGAACATCTTCACAAATTCAGAAACAATATCAAAGTATCAATCAGAAACACACAGGTCACTTCCTAATGTTGTGACAACAATACGAACAAGTGTTCCAGCTTGATGCAAGAGCAATCCAATCAGCAGTGTACCAGCATAAGAGCAAGCCAATCTTAGACGGGCACACACAAGGGCAAGCAAATCAGCGATGTGTCACCTTCAACTTCAACCTTGAGCAGTGTACCAGCATTTCTAGGCTTCTACAAGAGCAAAGAATGTTCTCAGCACTGTAACAGGGTTACAGAGACATGCATGCAAGAAAAAGGGGCCAGGAAACCTCATGCTCTAATTCACTACAGGAAAAGGCATGTACAACTCACCTATGACCATCTTTCATGTTTCCCTGCCCGAATTCCTAAGTATGTTGTTTCCGGTTGTAGCAGAGATTGCTTGAGTAGCTTTTTTCATTCTTGTTGTTTTAGAAACCTTCTTTCTCTTCAGTGTATTACTCACTGCACCTTCTGAAGTACTGCAACCAGTCTCATGGTTGGTCACCTGAGTTCCAGTAGTTGTTTTGTTGGGATCCACATTCTCGCTATTGTTGAAAGACACCtgactacaaacactagaaacctACAATTGGGTAAAAATAAAAATCATGTATAGTTATACATAATATGAGCACAAAACAACAACTATGAGCTATGATAGTACCTTAGAATGCAGCACGGTAGTACGGTCTGTTTGCATAATCTGCATGAAAAAGAGGTCAGAATAGTTGCATATATAAGAACAGGGCAGATGAGTTAGCAAAGTGTCACGTATCATACATTTTTGCGTGGCCATGGAATACACCTAGCTTGGGCATTTCCTAGCCTGTTTATTTTCCCTTGTGCACGAGGCAGCTCAGTTGTTTCTTTGAGCACGATGTTGACAAGTACTTCAACACAATCAGCTAGTGGTTGACCATCAATAGCTTTAGCTTTTCTATCAGTTTTCTGGATGGTTCCCATTGCCACCACACTTGCACTGTTTGGTGACGTCAAACTAACTTCCATGCCACACTTTATGGTATCTTTTAATTCGTCCTGTAAGTTGCAATAGTACTAAGTAACCCTTCTAATTTGCTAGTTGGTTAAAAAGTTGAGACAAATATAGAAAAATCACCTTTGGCCCCTTTTGGAGTGGTGTTTGAAATATTCCTGGCTTCTTATGTTTAGTTGTCTTTGTCTTCTTCAATTTTGGCACAGGCGCAAGACTTGGTAGTGCTGATTCTGTTATCCTTGATTCCAGTTGGGTTGCCTTCACCTTATCTGGATGCCTTGGAGCAGCCATTGCCTCGGATGCCTtggtagtatatgaaagtgaagtTGCTTGTTCTTCGTCATTCATGTTTTCCAAGTCCTAGTATGTGGAGAATCATATTTAGCTAGTagtaaatgctcaaataatgtgaCTTAATTTAAGAGATGAAACAAGAATCACCTTAGAAGGATCTTTATTTGGAAGCTCCTTTTCTGGAATCTCTCCCATTTCAACAGACCCCCTAGAAGCTATGATCAAACTTTTTAGCTCATTGTACTGTTCTTGCATTCTCTCACTCTTGGCCATTATTGAAGTTTGATTTGCCACCAGAGTATGCACCACATGCCGAAGCTCCATGTTCTCTTGTTTAGCAGCATGTAGTTCAGCTTCAACTTGAGCAAGGCGCTCCGAAGCGACTCCACCTACTAATAGACCAAGGCCACTTggccttcctttcttttcttttgggaAAATTGATGAATAAAGATCACCATCACGGGCCTCCTCACCAATCAAAGAAGGATCTTCCCGAATCCTTTTTTTAATGTCATCCTGAAAGGTTCATATAACAGTAGGGTTGCAAGCATGAATTTTATGAAGCATTGAACAAAGCAGTATCAAGTGAAAGCTAACTAGGAATATAATAGAACAGAGCACTATGAAGTGAACTACATATACCATTTTTACTCCGCTTTGTTGGTTGACTGGATATCCATTGTTTTTTGTATGCGTAACCACGTAAAGCTCGGCACGCCCAATTTCTCTACCCTCTACCATCTCCTGTAGCAGAGATGAAATGTTGATACACCAAGGCAAAAAagacaaaagagaaagagccaaaaaaAGGACAAAGACACCAAGGCAACAGATCTAGATAGCAAATCAATATTATGGGGTAAAATAAAACAAGGAATATTGATTACCATTTGATCAAGGACAACTGCAAAACTTCGTGACCCAGCGGTGTGGGTCCCCTTGCATCCCTCGAGTTGCGATGCCCGAGTGGCTTTGTTTCTCTCAGATTTTTCCTGGACACACAAATATGATGAAGAAACTCATCACAAGCTTATATGTGGAACACATATTTAGCATAGGATACAAAACTACACCATTGAGTACTCACCTTAGCTTTTTCTGTTCTCCAGTGTTTTACTAGCCACTCCCACTGTCCAATTGGGATTCTATTATCACAACCATTAAGAATATTCCGTGCCCGTGACAAATCAGCTTTGTAATATTTCCTCTTTAAAACAACCTTGAAGTCTTTCCATTTTTTACTGGCTGATCTCAACACCCATCTTTTGTATGACTCATCAATGTTGAAAAAGGCCTATTATAAAATACAGTTGTGACAACTTGTTCGTTGAAAAAGAAAATGACTTGTTTGTTGAAGATGCAAATATATATGTTAGATTGCATTGACATACCTTGACAGAATCCCACAACTTTTCTTTCTCTAACTTTGGTACTTTGCTCCAGTTTTGAGCAGCTAAGGACATTTCTTTTCCTTTCACTAGGGTTCCAATAAAATTTGTCAGCTTGCATGTCTTCAAACCACATGGCTGACCAAATCTGTTGAACTTCAAATTGATCTTGTTATCAACATCATGTTCTTTCCAGAAGCGCCTCATGTGAGTAGGTCCTCTTCTTGTCTTCTCTACAACTTCTGGTATATGAACAGATAGGAACTACCATTAGGCCCATGCAAAACAAGCACATGTAAATTTTTTATGCCCTCATAACTAACCATGTGTTTGCTCCTGTTCTTGTcgaacttcctcttcttgttcatGTTCATCTTCTTGTCCAGACTCACCTTCTTCATCTTCTGATTCAGTTTCATCACCATGTtcaccgtcatcttcttcatctttTGATTCAGTTTCCTCACCACTTCCCTCATGGCTCCTtaagtcaacatcttcttcagctctgGAATTCTTCAAAATCAATACAAGAAAACAACATGAGTAATAAAAACAAGTGTTCAAAGTTATCCATGTTGAGCTCTCAAGACCATCAGAAGTAATAAAAACAAGAGCTCACCAAATATTTTAAGAGCTTACCATAGTGAAGTGTTCTAATTTATCCCTGTTTGAAGCTTCTGCTTTAATTTGTTTGATAGCATTAATGCATTCCATTTGAGGTAGATTAACTTGTCTGACTCTATAATTCAGGTCATTCAATCTTCTTTCATGGTCAGACACATGGGACTGAATAAATGCATCAGATCTTGATCTCGAAGTCATCATATTTCCTGGTATGTACAATTCAAAACTCGGTTAGAAAATACAAGATCAAAACTAAGATAAAAGCAATCAACAGCACTTGAAATTTAGTTCAAAAACAATCAATAGCTCTCACCTAATCCTAGTCTAATATTCTTCATGCCCATCAATTCTAGCCTCCATATCAAAGAAGTCTCTTGTAGGTGGATGAACCACAGCGTACCAATCCCTCTCTATAGAATCTTGTACATAATATACTTGGGTGGCTTGAGTTGCGAGGATAAATGGCTCATCAAATATGTCATTGCCGCTGCTTAGCATATGGTTAAAATTCACCTCAGTTATTCCATATGGGTCCTTACGAACCCCAGCATCAGGGCGAACACTGTCAACCCAATCACACTTGAATAAAACCACGCTGCCTTTGTTTGAATAATTGAGCTCAACTATTTCAGTGATTCGGCCATAATAAACAACATCTCCTAAAGCTGGATTCTTATCTTTAGCACTTGAGAAACTAGATGTCTTTGCAATCATAGATACTCCATCACATTGCGCTTCTTTTCCGTCACCATATCCCCTTGTGTGGAAAGTGCATCCATTTATAGAGTAAGCGTTGTACTTTCTCACCATCCGATATGGCTTTTGTGCTAAGACTTTAACTTCTTCAGGGATCTTAACATTATTGGAAATCAATGATTGAACCTAGAGACGTAACATAGTCAATGCAATATCTCCACATGAAGCGCTTTAAGAATTTTAGCGTGAGATCATAGACACTTACATGGTCAGCAAACCAAGTGTGGAAACTATTGTGATGGGAGCGTTCTACATCACGTATTCTTTTGCGTTGACCCGCTGATAGAATATCATGATGTTGTCTACATGAACATGAGAGGGGGTTACTGCTAGTTCAGAGAGTATGGAGAGTGTGGAACAAGTGGTGAGAAACTTACTGGACATATGGAGCAATGTGGGGGTAATTGACCAACACATATCTTTGAGCTTGGATCCATGACGTGTAGTCTAGTTCTTCAACACAAGGACCAAATAAAGGACGACCGACTATTCTCAAGTATGGCTGATGGTTTGTCGAGTCATTGGGGCCAATAAAATCATTATGTCGTCCTGTTTGAGTGAATATGGTTGGACAGCCATGCAAATATCGTGAGCAAAATGTAAGAGTGTCATCCAAAACATATCCCTCTGCTATTGATCGCTCTGGGTGACTTAGCGTATGGATCATACTCTTCAACTTGCCCAAAAACCTCTCAACAGCCCACATGCTTCGGTAATGCACCGGTCCAGCAATCCGTACTTCAGTTGCAAGATGAATGGTCAAGTGTTCCATGATGTCAAAAAAGGAAGGAGGGAATACTTTCTCCAATTGGCACATGATTTCAGGAATCTCATCCTCCAACTTTTGTATCTCACTCACGGTGATAACCTTAGAGTATAATTGCTTGAAGTAGTTGCACAAACGCATCAATGGAATACAAACATCTTTAGGCAAAGTTCTCCTAATGGCTAAGGGCAACAGATCACGCATTATAATATGACAATCATGGCTCTTTAGTCCATTTAATCTCTTTCTCACCATATCCACTTTGTTGTGCAAGTTGGATGCATAGCCCTCAGGAAACCTAGCATCCTTTAGAACCTGGCAAAACATCTTAGCACCATGTGAATCCAAGTAGTATAATGCCGGAGGTAGGTATGGTTTACTTCCAGTTAAATCTGGATGTTGGTCTTGGCGTATATTCAACTGTTGTAGGTCAAGACGTGCATTTAGATTGTCCTTTGATCTTTTGCTAACATTCAGAAGGGTATGGGCAATATTCTCAAACACATTCTTCTCTATGTGCATAGGATCCAGATTATGACGCAATAGAAGTGTTTCCCAGTATGGCAGCTGAAAGAAGCAACTTCTCTTTCTGAATATTGAAGTGTCTTGCTGCACGCTTGTATCATTCTCATCTACCTGATTACGGTGTCGC
This window contains:
- the LOC123128340 gene encoding uncharacterized protein isoform X2, whose translation is MMTSRSRSDAFIQSHVSDHERRLNDLNYRVRQVNLPQMECINAIKQIKAEASNRDKLEHFTMNSRAEEDVDLRSHEGSGEETESKDEEDDGEHGDETESEDEEGESGQEDEHEQEEEVRQEQEQTHEVVEKTRRGPTHMRRFWKEHDVDNKINLKFNRFGQPCGLKTCKLTNFIGTLVKGKEMSLAAQNWSKVPKLEKEKLWDSVKAFFNIDESYKRWVLRSASKKWKDFKVVLKRKYYKADLSRARNILNGCDNRIPIGQWEWLVKHWRTEKAKEKSERNKATRASQLEGCKGTHTAGSRSFAVVLDQMEMVEGREIGRAELYVVTHTKNNGYPVNQQSGVKMDDIKKRIREDPSLIGEEARDGDLYSSIFPKEKKGRPSGLGLLVGGVASERLAQVEAELHAAKQENMELRHVVHTLVANQTSIMAKSERMQEQYNELKSLIIASRGSVEMGEIPEKELPNKDPSKDLENMNDEEQATSLSYTTKASEAMAAPRHPDKVKATQLESRITESALPSLAPVPKLKKTKTTKHKKPGIFQTPLQKGPKDELKDTIKCGMEVSLTSPNSASVVAMGTIQKTDRKAKAIDGQPLADCVEVLVNIVLKETTELPRAQGKINRLGNAQARCIPWPRKNIMQTDRTTVLHSKVSSVCSQVSFNNSENVDPNKTTTGTQVTNHETGCSTSEGAVSNTLKRKKVSKTTRMKKATQAISATTGNNILRNSGRET
- the LOC123128340 gene encoding uncharacterized protein isoform X3, whose protein sequence is MGMKNIRLGLGNMMTSRSRSDAFIQSHVSDHERRLNDLNYRVRQVNLPQMECINAIKQIKAEASNRDKLEHFTMNSRAEEDVDLRSHEGSGEETESKDEEDDGEHGDETESEDEEGESGQEDEHEQEEEVRQEQEQTHEVVEKTRRGPTHMRRFWKEHDVDNKINLKFNRFGQPCGLKTCKLTNFIGTLVKGKEMSLAAQNWSKVPKLEKEKLWDSVKAFFNIDESYKRWVLRSASKKWKDFKVVLKRKYYKADLSRARNILNGCDNRIPIGQWEWLVKHWRTEKAKEKSERNKATRASQLEGCKGTHTAGSRSFAVVLDQMEMVEGREIGRAELYVVTHTKNNGYPVNQQSGVKMDDIKKRIREDPSLIGEEARDGDLYSSIFPKEKKGRPSGLGLLVGGVASERLAQVEAELHAAKQENMELRHVVHTLVANQTSIMAKSERMQEQYNELKSLIIASRGSVEMGEIPEKELPNKDPSKDLENMNDEEQATSLSYTTKASEAMAAPRHPDKVKATQLESRITESALPSLAPVPKLKKTKTTKHKKPGIFQTPLQKGPKIMQTDRTTVLHSKVSSVCSQVSFNNSENVDPNKTTTGTQVTNHETGCSTSEGAVSNTLKRKKVSKTTRMKKATQAISATTGNNILRNSGRET
- the LOC123128340 gene encoding uncharacterized protein isoform X1, with protein sequence MGMKNIRLGLGNMMTSRSRSDAFIQSHVSDHERRLNDLNYRVRQVNLPQMECINAIKQIKAEASNRDKLEHFTMNSRAEEDVDLRSHEGSGEETESKDEEDDGEHGDETESEDEEGESGQEDEHEQEEEVRQEQEQTHEVVEKTRRGPTHMRRFWKEHDVDNKINLKFNRFGQPCGLKTCKLTNFIGTLVKGKEMSLAAQNWSKVPKLEKEKLWDSVKAFFNIDESYKRWVLRSASKKWKDFKVVLKRKYYKADLSRARNILNGCDNRIPIGQWEWLVKHWRTEKAKEKSERNKATRASQLEGCKGTHTAGSRSFAVVLDQMEMVEGREIGRAELYVVTHTKNNGYPVNQQSGVKMDDIKKRIREDPSLIGEEARDGDLYSSIFPKEKKGRPSGLGLLVGGVASERLAQVEAELHAAKQENMELRHVVHTLVANQTSIMAKSERMQEQYNELKSLIIASRGSVEMGEIPEKELPNKDPSKDLENMNDEEQATSLSYTTKASEAMAAPRHPDKVKATQLESRITESALPSLAPVPKLKKTKTTKHKKPGIFQTPLQKGPKDELKDTIKCGMEVSLTSPNSASVVAMGTIQKTDRKAKAIDGQPLADCVEVLVNIVLKETTELPRAQGKINRLGNAQARCIPWPRKNIMQTDRTTVLHSKVSSVCSQVSFNNSENVDPNKTTTGTQVTNHETGCSTSEGAVSNTLKRKKVSKTTRMKKATQAISATTGNNILRNSGRET